One Glycine max cultivar Williams 82 chromosome 6, Glycine_max_v4.0, whole genome shotgun sequence DNA segment encodes these proteins:
- the LOC100809013 gene encoding expansin-A20: MGVLQYTLLYLILLQSCKIIAYKDQEWKKATATHANDTEGSLITEGACGYGDLHRASYGKHSAGLSTILFNRGSTCGACYEIRCVDHILWCVMGSPSVVVTVTDFCAPNYGLSVDYGGWCNFPREHFEMSRAAFAEIAKNKADIVPVQYRRVKCERSGGMRFTMSGSSHFYQVLISNVGLDGEVFAVKVKGSRSGWIPMARNWGQNWHCNFNFQNQPLSFEVTSSSGKTLTSYNVAPANWMFGQTFEGKQFEHE, encoded by the exons ATGGGTGTTCTTCAGTATACACTTCTCTACTTGATCTTACTACAATCATGCAAGATTATTGCTTACAAAGACCAGGAGTGGAAGAAAGCTACTGCAACTCATGCAAATGACACAGAGGGATCTCTTATTACAG AAGGAGCATGTGGTTATGGAGACCTCCACAGGGCCAGTTATGGGAAACACAGTGCTGGTTTAAGCACTATTTTGTTCAACAGAGGGAGCACATGTGGGGCTTGCTATGAAATCAGGTGTGTTGATCACATCTTGTGGTGTGTGATGGGAAGCCCTTCTGTTGTTGTTACTGTTACAGATTTCTGTGCTCCAAATTATGGGCTTTCTGTTGATTATGGTGGCTGGTGCAACTTTCCAAGAGAACATTTTGAGATGTCACGGGCAGCATTTGCTGAAATTGCCAAGAACAAAGCTGATATAGTGCCGGTTCAGTATAGAAG AGTGAAGTGTGAAAGAAGTGGTGGCATGAGATTCACAATGAGTGGGAGTTCTCACTTCTATCAAGTCCTGATTTCCAATGTTGGTCTGGATGGTGAAGTGTTTGCTGTGAAAGTGAAAGGATCTAGATCAGGATGGATACCAATGGCCAGGAACTGGGGACAAAACTGGCATTGCAATTTCAACTTCCAAAATCAGCCTTTGTCCTTTGAGGTAACCAGCAGCAGTGGAAAGACACTCACATCTTACAATGTAGCACCTGCAAACTGGATGTTTGGACAGACATTTGAAGGAAAACAATTTGAGCATGAGTAG
- the LOC100808475 gene encoding GDSL esterase/lipase EXL3, producing the protein MKFLFVKLVSQLSLVILWSFATVITSQHVSVVSLPNNESVPAVIVFGDSIVDTGNNNYINTIAKVNFLPYGKDFGGGNQPTGRFSNGLTPSDIIAAKLGVKKLLPPYLDPKLQPQDLLTGVSFASGGSGYDPLTSKIASVLSLSDQLDKFREYKNKIKETVGGNRTTTIISKSIYILCTGSNDIANTYSLSPFRRLQYDIQSYIDFMIKQATNFLKELYGLGARRIGVIGLPVLGCVPFQRTIQGGIHRECSDFENHAATLFNNKLSSQIDALKKQFPETKFVYLEIYNPLLNMIQNATKYGFEVTDKGCCGTGDFEVGFLCNRLTPHICSNTSSYIFWDSFHPTEEGYKVLCSQVLDKNIKDFF; encoded by the exons ATGAAGTTCCTCTTTGTAAAGCTTGTTTCTCAATTGTCTCTAGTCATTCTTTGGTCTTTTGCCACAGTTATTACCTCTCAACATGTTAGTGTTGTGAGTCTACCAAACAATGAAAGTGTCCCAGCAGTGATTGTGTTTGGGGACTCTATAGTGGATACAGGTAACAACAACTACATCAACACCATAGCCAAAGTCAATTTCCTACCATATGGTAAAGATTTTGGTGGAGGAAATCAACCAACCGGGAGGTTCAGCAATGGTTTAACCCCATCAGACATCATTG CTGCAAAATTGGGAGTCAAGAAGCTTTTGCCACCTTATCTTGATCCAAAATTGCAACCTCAAGATCTCCTCACAGGTGTAAGCTTTGCATCTGGTGGCAGCGGATATGATCCTCTAACATCTAAAATTGCA TCAGTGCTGTCATTATCAGATCAACTAGACAAGTTCAGGGAATACAAAAACAAGATAAAGGAAACAGTTGGAGGAAAcagaacaacaacaataatatcaaAAAGCATATACATCTTGTGCACAGGAAGTAATGACATTGCCAATACTTACTCTCTATCACCATTTAGGCGACTACAATATGACATTCAATCATACATAGACTTCATGATTAAACAAGCCACAAACTTCTTGAAA GAACTTTATGGACTAGGAGCTAGAAGGATTGGAGTAATTGGTTTGCCAGTTCTAGGGTGTGTGCCCTttcaaagaacaattcaaggAGGCATACACAGAGAATGCTCAGATTTTGAAAACCACGCCGCGACGCTCTTCAACAACAAGCTCTCATCCCAAATAGATGCCCTTAAGAAGCAGTTTCCAGAGACCAAATTTGTCTACCTTGAGATTTACAACCCATTACTCAATATGATTCAAAATGCAACTAAATATG GTTTTGAAGTAACAGACAAAGGATGTTGTGGCACAGGagattttgaagtaggcttTTTGTGCAACCGTTTAACGCCGCACATATGTTCAAACACCTCAAGCTACATATTCTGGGACAGTTTCCATCCTACGGAAGAGGGATATAAAGTGCTTTGTTCTCAGGTGCTTGATAAAAATATCAAGGACTTCTTCTAA
- the LOC100809562 gene encoding GDSL esterase/lipase EXL3, with product MNILFEKLLSQFPQVIPWSFAIVIISLHVSSVSLPNYESIPAVIVFGDSIVDTGNNNYINTIAKCNFLPYGRDFGGGNQPTGRFSNGLVPSDIIAAKFGVKELLPPYLDPKLQPQDLLTGVSFASGANGYDPLTSKIALVWSLSDQLDMFREYKNKIMEIVGENRTATIISKGIYILCTGSNDITNTYVFRRVEYDIQAYTDLMASQATNFLQELYGLGARRIGVVGLPVLGCVPSQRTIDGGISRACSDFENQAAVLFNSKLSSQMDALKKQFQEARLVYLDLYNPLLHLIQNPAKYGFEVIDKGCCGTGNLEVSLMCNHFVLHICSNTSNYIFWDSFHPTQAAYNVVCSLVLDHKIKDFF from the exons ATGAACATTCTCTTTGAAAAGCTTCTTTCTCAATTTCCTCAAGTCATTCCTTGGTCTTTTGCCATAGTTATAATCTCTCTTCATGTTAGTTCTGTGAGTCTACCAAACTATGAAAGTATCCCAGCAGTGATTGTGTTTGGGGACTCTATAGTGGATACGGGTAACAATAACTACATCAACACCATAGCAAAATGCAATTTTCTACCATATGGTAGAGATTTTGGTGGAGGAAATCAACCAACTGGGAGGTTCAGCAATGGTTTAGTCCCATCAGACATCATAG CTGCAAAATTTGGAGTCAAGGAGCTTTTGCCACCTTATCTTGATCCAAAATTGCAACCTCAAGATCTCCTCACAGGTGTAAGCTTTGCATCTGGTGCTAATGGATATGATCCTCTAACTTCTAAAATAGCA TTAGTGTGGTCATTGTCAGATCAACTGGACATGTTCAGGGAGTACAAAAACAAGATAATGGAAATAGTTGGAGAAAACAGAACGGCaacaataatatcaaaaggCATTTACATCCTGTGCACAGGAAGTAATGACATTACCAATACTTACGTATTTAGGCGAGTAGAATATGACATTCAAGCATACACAGACTTAATGGCGTCACAAGCCACAAACTTCTTGCAG GAACTTTATGGACTAGGAGCTAGAAGGATTGGAGTAGTTGGTTTACCGGTTCTAGGGTGTGTGCCCTCACAGAGAACAATTGACGGAGGCATATCCAGAGCATGTTCAGATTTTGAAAACCAGGCTGCAGTGCTCTTCAACAGCAAGCTCTCATCCCAAATGGATGCTCTTAAGAAACAGTTTCAAGAGGCTAGACTTGTCTATCTTGACCTTTACAACCCATTACTACATTTGATTCAAAACCCAGCTAAATATG GTTTTGAAGTAATAGACAAAGGATGCTGTGGCACAGGAAATTTGGAAGTAAGCTTAATGTGCAACCATTTCGTCTTGCACATATGTTCAAACACCTCAAACTACATATTCTGGGACAGTTTCCATCCTACACAAGCAGCCTATAATGTAGTTTGCTCTCTGGTGCTTGATCACAAAATCAAGGACTTCTTCTAA
- the LOC100810092 gene encoding epoxide hydrolase B yields the protein NFLEPGRAEADFGRFPVKSVIRNIYTLFSRSEIPIAADDQEIMDLFDPSTPLPPWFSEEDLSTYASLYEKSGFRYALQVPYRSAKVETGLSDVKVTVPALLIVGEQDYFLKFPGMENYIRKGVVKNFVPNLETVYIPEGSHFMHEQIPEKVNQLIIEFLDKQSI from the exons aattttctgGAACCTGGGAGGGCAGAAGCAGATTTTGGTCGTTTTCCTGTGAAATCAGTGATAAGAAACATCTACACTCTCTTCTCTAGAAGTGAGATTCCAATAGCAGCAGATGATCAAGAAATCATGGACTTGTTTGACCCATCTACTCCCCTACCTCCTTGGTTCTCTGAGGAAGACCTTTCAACCTATGCATCGTTATATGAAAAATCTGGATTCAGATATGCATTGCAGGTTCCATACAG GAGTGCTAAGGTGGAAACTGGCTTAAGTGACGTGAAAGTTACTGTTCCAGCACTTCTTATCGTGGGTGAGCAAGATTATTTCTTAAAGTTTCCCGGCATGGAAAACTATATCCGAAAAGGGGTAGTGAAAAATTTTGTGCCTAACTTGGAAACCGTATATATTCCAGAAGGAAGCCATTTTATGCATGAACAAATTCCAGAGAAGGTGAACCAGCTCATCATTGAGTTCCTTGACAAACAAAGTATCTGA